A window of Ignavibacterium sp. contains these coding sequences:
- a CDS encoding peroxiredoxin, with translation MKTNLILVVLFSAILFTACGGNAENLKVSDSAPDFTLQDANGNSYTLSSYKGISPVVIYFYPKAGTPGCTKQACGIRDSWSKFSENGIVVLGISVDSKDDIKDFIQENNLNFPLLSDEKKEVSKAYGVLNNLGLANRITFIVDKEGKIAEIIREVDVQKHANQVFEIAMKLK, from the coding sequence ATGAAAACTAATTTAATTTTAGTTGTTTTATTCTCAGCAATTCTATTTACAGCTTGTGGAGGAAATGCAGAAAATCTTAAAGTATCCGACAGTGCCCCTGATTTTACACTTCAGGATGCAAACGGAAATTCCTACACATTATCTTCATATAAAGGAATATCACCTGTAGTAATTTATTTTTATCCAAAGGCAGGAACTCCGGGTTGCACAAAACAAGCTTGCGGTATCAGGGATAGCTGGTCCAAATTCAGTGAGAATGGAATTGTAGTTTTAGGAATAAGTGTGGATTCGAAAGACGATATTAAAGATTTTATTCAGGAAAATAATCTTAACTTTCCCCTATTATCTGATGAGAAGAAAGAAGTATCAAAAGCTTATGGAGTTTTGAATAATTTAGGATTAGCCAATAGAATTACTTTTATAGTAGATAAAGAAGGAAAAATTGCTGAGATTATTCGTGAAGTTGATGTGCAAAAGCACGCAAACCAGGTTTTTGAAATTGCGATGAAGCTTAAGTAA
- a CDS encoding carboxy terminal-processing peptidase — MKRTLIILSLLVIPFFFVAESATPKFDYILIPDTLKAISPDSKHTIEAQLVTTVLTRYHYNRVPLNDSISALIFNKFINQLDGGKNYFLKSDIDEFSKYKFELDDFLANSNINFFFDVFNVYLKRVSERMDYINKLLEKEFDYSSDEYFIIKRDSVDWPKDENEMNDDWRKRIKNDALLYKLNGKDWDFIKSTIQKRYKNITKYLFQYNSEDVFQLAMNAFAETIDPHTNYFSPITSDNFKIDMSLSLEGIGARLQVEDDFTKIVEIIPGGPADKSKQLKADDKIIGVAQGEDGEFEDVIGWRVNDVVKLIRGEKGTVVRLLVIPAGSDLNAKPKEVKLVRDKVKLEDQAAKSNLLEIENNGQKFKIGVINIPKFYSDFEAQRNGEDGKSTTKDVRRLISELEQKNIDGLIIDLRNDGGGSLTEAVELTGLFIKDGPVVQVRNSSNNIEINKDPDPSIIYNGPLAVMVNRFSASASEIFAAAIQDYGRGIIIGENTYGKGTVQNLIDLNMFTNRKNMRLGQVKLTVAKFYRINGKTTQRLGVKPDIELPSYFLPEEFGESSEPSALPYDEINKLQYEKYSDVQKFIPELVKRHNERTINDPDFQYLIDQIKEYRESRNQKMVSLNEEVRRKQKEADEERKFQRENELRKKKGLKLLDKGEVPDEKSDSTDYILNESAKILSDYITLSVG, encoded by the coding sequence GTGAAGAGAACATTAATAATTTTATCACTACTGGTGATTCCTTTCTTTTTTGTTGCTGAATCTGCAACTCCGAAATTTGATTACATACTCATACCTGATACTCTTAAAGCAATTAGTCCCGATTCCAAGCATACAATAGAAGCACAACTTGTAACAACTGTTTTAACAAGATATCATTACAACAGAGTTCCACTTAATGATTCTATTTCCGCACTTATTTTTAATAAGTTCATTAACCAATTAGATGGAGGGAAAAATTATTTTCTTAAATCTGATATTGATGAATTCAGTAAGTATAAATTTGAACTTGATGATTTTCTTGCAAACAGTAACATTAATTTCTTTTTCGATGTATTCAATGTTTATCTTAAACGAGTTTCTGAACGAATGGATTACATTAACAAACTTCTTGAAAAAGAATTTGATTATTCTTCAGACGAATACTTCATTATCAAGCGTGATTCGGTTGATTGGCCTAAAGATGAAAATGAAATGAATGATGATTGGAGAAAAAGAATTAAAAACGATGCGTTGCTTTACAAACTAAATGGTAAAGATTGGGATTTTATAAAAAGCACAATTCAGAAAAGATATAAGAATATCACAAAATATCTTTTCCAGTATAATTCTGAAGATGTATTTCAGCTTGCAATGAATGCATTTGCTGAAACAATAGATCCACATACAAATTATTTTTCTCCGATTACTTCAGATAATTTTAAAATTGATATGAGTTTATCTCTTGAAGGAATCGGTGCAAGACTTCAGGTTGAAGATGATTTCACAAAGATTGTTGAAATAATTCCTGGTGGTCCTGCAGATAAAAGTAAACAGCTAAAAGCTGATGATAAAATAATTGGTGTTGCACAAGGCGAAGATGGAGAATTTGAGGATGTTATTGGTTGGAGAGTTAATGATGTTGTAAAACTTATTCGTGGAGAAAAAGGAACAGTTGTACGATTACTCGTTATTCCTGCTGGTTCAGACCTCAATGCTAAACCAAAAGAAGTGAAACTTGTAAGAGATAAAGTAAAGCTTGAAGATCAGGCGGCAAAAAGTAACTTACTTGAAATTGAAAACAATGGTCAGAAGTTTAAGATTGGTGTAATAAACATTCCGAAGTTCTATTCTGATTTCGAAGCACAGAGAAATGGTGAAGATGGTAAAAGTACAACAAAAGATGTTCGGAGATTAATTTCTGAGCTTGAGCAGAAAAACATTGATGGACTTATAATCGACCTCAGAAATGATGGCGGTGGTTCTTTGACAGAAGCAGTCGAATTAACAGGATTGTTCATTAAAGATGGTCCTGTGGTTCAGGTAAGAAATTCATCCAACAATATAGAAATAAACAAAGATCCTGATCCTTCAATTATTTACAATGGACCACTTGCAGTAATGGTTAACAGATTCAGTGCTTCTGCTTCTGAAATTTTTGCAGCAGCAATTCAGGATTATGGAAGAGGTATCATAATCGGTGAAAATACATACGGCAAAGGGACTGTGCAGAACCTGATTGATTTAAATATGTTCACCAACAGAAAAAATATGAGATTGGGACAAGTTAAACTTACAGTCGCTAAATTTTACAGAATCAATGGCAAAACAACTCAGAGACTTGGAGTTAAACCTGACATCGAACTTCCCTCTTACTTTTTACCGGAAGAATTTGGTGAAAGCTCAGAACCATCAGCATTGCCTTATGACGAAATCAACAAACTTCAGTACGAGAAGTATTCAGATGTTCAGAAATTTATTCCTGAATTAGTTAAAAGACATAATGAACGAACTATTAACGATCCTGATTTTCAATATCTCATTGATCAGATAAAGGAATATCGTGAATCAAGAAATCAGAAAATGGTATCACTTAATGAAGAAGTGCGAAGAAAACAGAAAGAAGCTGATGAGGAAAGAAAATTCCAACGAGAAAATGAGTTAAGAAAGAAAAAAGGATTAAAGCTGCTTGATAAAGGTGAAGTGCCTGATGAAAAGTCTGATTCAACTGATTACATTCTGAATGAATCAGCAAAAATTTTATCAGACTACATTACACTTTCTGTTGGTTAA